The following are encoded together in the Gordonia insulae genome:
- the rplN gene encoding 50S ribosomal protein L14, whose translation MIQQESRLRVADNTGAKEILCIRVLGGSSRRYAGIGDVIVATVKDAIPGGNVKKGEVVKAVIVRTTKERRRADGSYIRFDENAAVILKGESDPRGTRIFGPVGRELREKKFMKIVSLAPEVI comes from the coding sequence GTGATTCAGCAGGAATCTCGCCTGCGGGTCGCCGACAACACCGGTGCAAAGGAAATCCTTTGCATCCGCGTGCTGGGCGGTTCCTCGCGGCGCTACGCCGGCATTGGTGACGTGATCGTCGCCACTGTCAAAGACGCCATCCCGGGCGGCAACGTCAAAAAGGGTGAGGTCGTCAAGGCGGTCATCGTGCGCACCACCAAGGAGCGCCGTCGTGCGGACGGAAGCTACATCCGTTTCGACGAGAACGCCGCCGTCATCCTCAAGGGTGAGAGCGACCCCCGTGGTACCCGCATCTTCGGCCCGGTCGGCCGCGAGCTGCGTGAGAAGAAGTTCATGAAGATCGTGTCGCTGGCACCGGAGGTGATCTGA
- the rplX gene encoding 50S ribosomal protein L24, which translates to MKVHKGDTVIVISGKDKGAKGKVIQAFPKEDRVLVEGVNRIKKHTAASANERGASSGGIVTQEASIHVSNVMVVDSDGNPTRVGYRVDEETGKKVRISRKNGKDI; encoded by the coding sequence ATGAAGGTTCACAAGGGTGACACCGTGATCGTCATCTCGGGCAAGGACAAGGGCGCCAAGGGCAAGGTCATCCAGGCCTTCCCCAAGGAAGACCGGGTCCTGGTCGAGGGCGTCAACCGAATCAAGAAGCACACCGCCGCCTCGGCGAACGAGCGTGGCGCATCCTCCGGCGGCATCGTGACCCAGGAAGCCTCGATCCACGTCTCGAACGTGATGGTCGTGGACTCCGACGGCAACCCGACTCGCGTGGGCTACCGCGTCGATGAGGAGACCGGCAAGAAGGTCCGGATTTCCCGCAAGAACGGGAAGGACATCTGA
- the rplE gene encoding 50S ribosomal protein L5 — MTTTEKTQPRLKTRYREEIKDALNKEFAYDNVMQIPGVVKVVVNMGVGDAARDAKLINGAVEDLALITGQRPEIRRARKSIAQFKLREGMPIGARATLRGDRMWEFLDRLVSIALPRIRDFRGLSDRQFDGNGNYTFGLNEQSMFHEINIDKIDRPRGMDITVVTSATNDEEGRALLRALGFPFKDNSVKDN, encoded by the coding sequence ATGACCACCACAGAGAAGACCCAGCCGCGCCTCAAGACTCGCTACCGCGAGGAGATCAAGGACGCGCTGAACAAAGAGTTCGCCTACGACAACGTCATGCAGATCCCGGGCGTCGTCAAGGTCGTCGTCAACATGGGTGTGGGCGATGCCGCTCGCGACGCCAAGCTGATCAACGGCGCCGTCGAGGACCTCGCGCTGATCACCGGTCAGCGTCCGGAGATCCGTCGTGCCCGCAAATCCATCGCGCAGTTCAAGCTGCGTGAGGGCATGCCGATCGGTGCCCGCGCCACGCTGCGCGGCGACCGTATGTGGGAGTTCCTGGACCGCCTCGTGTCCATCGCCCTCCCGCGTATCCGCGACTTCCGTGGATTGTCGGACCGCCAGTTCGACGGCAATGGCAACTACACCTTCGGCCTCAACGAGCAGTCGATGTTCCACGAGATCAACATCGACAAGATCGATCGGCCGCGGGGTATGGACATCACCGTCGTCACCTCGGCCACCAACGACGAGGAAGGCCGCGCACTGCTTCGCGCGCTGGGCTTCCCGTTCAAAGACAACTCCGTGAAGGACAACTGA
- a CDS encoding type Z 30S ribosomal protein S14: MAKKALVNKANKKPKFAVRGYTRCNRCGRPHSVFRKFGLCRICLREMAHAGELPGVQKSSW; encoded by the coding sequence ATGGCAAAGAAGGCTCTGGTCAACAAGGCCAACAAGAAGCCCAAGTTCGCCGTGCGGGGCTACACCCGGTGCAACCGTTGCGGTCGTCCGCACTCGGTGTTCCGCAAGTTCGGCCTGTGCCGAATCTGCCTGCGCGAGATGGCACACGCCGGCGAGCTGCCGGGCGTGCAGAAGTCGAGCTGGTGA
- a CDS encoding DUF4262 domain-containing protein, with protein sequence MSDHAAAIRGLRRWHPNPLIQETIHRIRECGWAVTAVSEQCSCQSDDCRPPECSFAYTSGLTLHDIPELAIYGLDAATGGTVLNELGDLFHTHDWRECVDRAVDIRLTSLEVPVRVIEMVDKDDLLLTNELFPDSPALQAIWPDDFGQYPWDEDCSLRVLDQEIKGFSGTGTGVVRGPRVISRGSGPNRAQRRRAMRERRG encoded by the coding sequence ATGTCCGATCACGCCGCCGCGATCCGGGGACTTCGACGCTGGCATCCCAACCCGTTGATCCAGGAGACCATCCACCGAATCCGGGAATGCGGATGGGCGGTGACCGCGGTGAGCGAGCAGTGCTCGTGCCAGTCGGACGACTGCCGCCCTCCGGAGTGCTCGTTCGCCTATACGTCCGGCCTCACCCTGCACGACATCCCCGAGCTCGCGATCTACGGCCTCGACGCCGCCACCGGCGGCACTGTTCTCAACGAGCTCGGCGACCTGTTCCACACACATGACTGGCGCGAATGCGTCGACCGGGCTGTCGACATCCGACTCACCTCACTCGAGGTCCCGGTTCGCGTGATCGAGATGGTCGACAAGGACGACCTGCTCCTCACCAACGAGCTTTTCCCGGACTCGCCCGCACTACAAGCGATCTGGCCCGACGACTTCGGGCAGTACCCGTGGGACGAGGACTGCTCACTGCGGGTTCTTGATCAGGAGATCAAGGGCTTCTCCGGGACGGGCACCGGCGTGGTTCGCGGCCCACGCGTCATCAGCCGAGGGTCGGGGCCCAATCGCGCACAACGGCGACGAGCGATGCGCGAGCGTCGCGGGTGA
- a CDS encoding alpha-keto acid decarboxylase family protein, producing the protein MTTPYTVADYLFDRLGELGVDTVFGVPGDFTLGLLDHIDDRDDLSWVGTANELGAGYAADGYARMRGVGVVCSTFGVGELSAINAVAGAYAEHVAVLQLVGSPTEPVQAAGRPTHHSLGDGDFDHTLRMTVEVTVAQAKLTATTAPGEIDRVLATMVALHQPGYLSLPADVAEAPCTPPSGALAVPAATTDATVLRQFTAAALRLLDGRSPVVLADIYVHRAGAQDELDRFVKVGGLRYASLLWGRRVVDESGPGYLGLYLGAASSPEVRDAIENTACLVTAGVYFTDLISGFFSQHLDANVRIDLQPHTAVVAGEVFTGIEMSDALAALTDVIPPADPADTDPVPTPDAVPVADAVDADSPLSQAVLWERVATALTSSDIVLADQGTSFYGMAGQHLPHGAVFIGQPLWASIGYTLPAIVGAAVAAPERRPVLLIGDGAAQLTIAELGTIIRLRIPAVIVVVNNNGYTVERAIHGPDKAYNDIAAWNWTALPAAFGGTPDTVRAHRATTANELSAAFADAAERPGMLTLIEAVTGELDVPPVLEAVAEAAARANTKS; encoded by the coding sequence ATGACGACTCCGTACACCGTTGCCGACTACCTCTTCGACCGGTTGGGCGAACTCGGAGTCGACACCGTCTTCGGGGTGCCCGGGGATTTCACCCTGGGCCTCCTCGACCACATCGACGACCGTGACGATCTCTCGTGGGTCGGCACCGCCAACGAACTGGGGGCGGGTTACGCCGCGGACGGATATGCCCGCATGCGCGGGGTCGGTGTCGTGTGCTCGACCTTCGGAGTGGGCGAGCTCAGCGCCATCAACGCCGTCGCAGGCGCCTACGCCGAGCATGTGGCCGTCCTGCAACTCGTCGGGTCGCCGACCGAACCCGTGCAGGCCGCCGGGAGGCCGACACACCACTCGCTCGGCGACGGCGACTTCGACCACACGTTGCGCATGACCGTCGAGGTGACGGTGGCGCAGGCGAAGCTCACCGCGACTACCGCTCCGGGAGAGATCGACCGCGTGCTGGCGACGATGGTGGCACTGCATCAGCCGGGCTATCTGTCACTGCCGGCCGACGTCGCGGAGGCGCCCTGCACACCGCCGTCGGGAGCGCTCGCGGTACCGGCGGCGACGACGGATGCGACGGTCTTGCGCCAGTTCACCGCGGCTGCACTGCGATTGCTCGACGGGCGGTCCCCGGTCGTGCTGGCCGACATCTATGTGCACCGGGCAGGTGCACAGGACGAGCTGGACCGATTCGTCAAAGTCGGCGGCCTCCGCTACGCGTCGCTGCTATGGGGACGACGGGTGGTCGACGAGAGCGGGCCCGGCTACCTCGGACTGTATCTCGGGGCCGCGAGCAGCCCGGAGGTCCGCGACGCCATCGAGAACACTGCATGCCTCGTCACCGCCGGTGTCTACTTCACCGATCTCATCTCCGGTTTCTTCAGTCAGCACCTGGACGCCAACGTCCGGATCGACCTGCAGCCGCATACCGCGGTCGTCGCGGGGGAGGTGTTCACCGGGATCGAGATGAGTGATGCCCTCGCCGCGTTGACGGACGTGATCCCGCCCGCCGACCCCGCCGACACCGACCCCGTCCCGACACCCGATGCGGTGCCGGTGGCCGATGCGGTCGACGCGGATTCGCCTCTGTCGCAAGCGGTGTTGTGGGAGCGGGTGGCCACCGCGCTGACGTCGTCGGACATCGTGCTCGCCGACCAGGGCACATCCTTCTACGGCATGGCCGGTCAGCATCTGCCGCATGGGGCCGTGTTCATCGGGCAGCCACTGTGGGCGTCGATCGGGTACACGCTGCCGGCGATCGTCGGTGCCGCGGTCGCCGCGCCGGAACGACGTCCTGTGCTCCTGATCGGCGACGGCGCAGCTCAATTGACCATCGCCGAACTCGGCACCATCATCCGTCTGCGCATCCCGGCGGTGATCGTCGTCGTCAACAACAACGGGTACACGGTCGAGCGGGCGATCCACGGACCCGACAAGGCGTACAACGACATCGCTGCGTGGAACTGGACCGCGCTGCCCGCCGCATTCGGTGGTACGCCGGACACCGTCCGTGCGCACCGGGCGACCACGGCGAACGAGTTGTCTGCGGCATTCGCGGACGCAGCCGAGCGCCCCGGCATGCTGACCCTGATCGAAGCGGTCACCGGTGAACTCGATGTGCCCCCGGTCCTGGAGGCCGTCGCGGAGGCGGCGGCGAGGGCGAACACGAAGTCGTGA
- a CDS encoding helicase HerA domain-containing protein has translation MDTQTRRALEAIRLDWATTPDDVWGPQTPLHVPGLHDDVVDEVLRAFGDAARSTSASPLGVAVRGPAGSGKTHLFGQVREQVHARGGYFFLVKLLDGEDFWRSILVGLLEDLSRPTPTHRSQLTQLLDRLGGEAGLPDEIIAAVSGEAELSPDHLDQFIRGVYTKHSRHRRRSQHILRALVLTESDDFAVKDLGESFLHLDIDDAEDLSAWGIRNARLGYQEIVENISRIIAFDNAAVLAIDQIDTLIEAAKSERREDENSVEKVAHGLMSVRETMSRTVAVVSCITAAWQYLESHVMRSVVDRFRQPPILQRPTTVEFGRTLLAKRFAPCFAEAGFSPPYATWPVTEGALAEARDYTPRELMRNVDRHIGSSLRADAFTEMRSLGHTTVIDIDPVAEDKPELAQLDRRFDELKSAADVAPAVSAEQEDAVVPPLLHAGLASWIEALPEGADRFQQDPKPSPKANLHGTLRRIVDLETDSEQSWSFRGIAATHYRSVQSRLANATTAAGLSLGGKRRTLIVLRRTPWPSGTKTTQMVDEMHARGGHVVAWSDDDIRTLMALRQLRSERSEFLSEWIALRNPAGQIAFLRDIVATSLVTEPMSGSGEDGRHAAPEPSLLPPLATPPPSVPKPTPSPARRPAPQRQASAHTGVPSTAPADLREAAAVASPSPVAIADRNKVASSHTAAEAVPSITLGIPLTGGPAVSVSLEALRKHTAIFAGSGSGKTVLIRRMIEECALQGVSSIVLDVNNDLARLGMPWPAGERTWSSELEEQKAKQYFADTEVAVFTPGRSSGRPLSFRPLPDFSDVVDDPDEFEAAVEAAAAGLIPRALVGGRTAKASQSQAVLKDALRYFGRQGHGGIAELIELLTDLPDGVSGLREARRYAADMAENLKAARANDPLFGGAGAPADPGVLLTPSPGYRARVSVINLAALSSEDKRSNFVNELQMALFAWIKKHPAGDRPLGGLFVMDEAQNYAPSDRGTACSQSTLALVSQARKYGLGLVFATQAPKGLNAKIPGNSATQFFGMLNAPVQIDTAREIARAKGSSIDDVGRLRTGVFYVAREGGGFAKISTPLCLSHHPKSPPTEEEVVDIARESAG, from the coding sequence ATGGACACCCAGACCAGACGAGCACTCGAGGCCATCCGTCTCGACTGGGCCACCACACCGGACGACGTCTGGGGGCCACAAACACCACTGCACGTTCCGGGGCTGCACGACGACGTCGTGGACGAGGTCCTCCGCGCCTTCGGCGACGCGGCTCGCAGCACCTCCGCAAGTCCACTCGGAGTCGCGGTCCGCGGGCCCGCCGGATCGGGGAAGACTCACCTCTTCGGTCAGGTCCGCGAACAGGTCCACGCCCGCGGCGGGTATTTCTTTCTGGTGAAACTGCTTGACGGTGAGGATTTCTGGAGATCGATTCTGGTCGGCCTGTTGGAGGATCTGAGTCGCCCAACCCCGACGCACCGCTCGCAGCTCACCCAACTCCTCGATCGTCTGGGTGGTGAGGCCGGGCTGCCCGACGAGATCATCGCCGCCGTCTCGGGCGAGGCCGAGCTGTCTCCTGACCACCTCGACCAGTTCATCCGAGGTGTCTACACCAAGCACTCTCGTCATCGCCGACGATCCCAGCACATCCTCCGCGCCCTCGTCCTGACCGAGTCCGATGACTTCGCCGTCAAGGATCTCGGTGAGTCGTTCCTCCATCTCGACATCGACGACGCCGAGGATCTCTCGGCCTGGGGCATCCGGAACGCGCGGCTCGGGTATCAGGAGATCGTCGAGAACATCTCGCGCATCATCGCGTTCGACAACGCTGCCGTGCTCGCGATCGATCAGATCGACACCCTCATCGAAGCTGCCAAATCGGAACGCCGCGAGGATGAGAACTCGGTCGAGAAGGTGGCTCACGGACTCATGTCCGTCAGAGAGACGATGAGCCGCACCGTCGCCGTCGTCTCCTGCATCACGGCGGCCTGGCAGTACCTCGAGAGCCACGTCATGCGTTCCGTGGTCGACAGGTTCCGCCAACCGCCGATCCTGCAACGACCGACGACGGTGGAGTTCGGGCGGACACTGCTCGCCAAACGCTTCGCCCCATGCTTCGCCGAGGCAGGCTTCTCACCTCCCTACGCCACCTGGCCCGTCACCGAAGGGGCACTCGCCGAAGCCCGCGACTACACCCCCCGCGAGCTGATGCGCAACGTTGATCGCCACATCGGGTCATCCCTGCGGGCGGATGCTTTCACCGAGATGCGCAGCCTCGGACACACGACCGTGATCGACATCGATCCCGTCGCCGAGGACAAACCCGAACTGGCGCAACTCGACCGGCGATTCGACGAGCTCAAGTCCGCCGCCGATGTCGCTCCAGCCGTCTCGGCCGAGCAGGAAGATGCTGTCGTCCCGCCGTTGCTCCACGCGGGTCTCGCATCGTGGATAGAAGCCCTCCCCGAAGGCGCCGACCGGTTCCAGCAAGACCCGAAGCCCAGTCCGAAAGCCAACCTCCATGGGACGCTCCGCCGTATCGTCGACCTCGAGACCGACTCCGAACAATCGTGGAGTTTCCGGGGCATCGCGGCGACCCACTATCGCTCTGTCCAATCCCGCCTCGCCAATGCCACCACCGCCGCCGGACTCAGCCTCGGCGGCAAGCGGCGCACCCTGATCGTCTTGCGGCGCACGCCATGGCCGTCGGGTACCAAGACCACTCAGATGGTCGACGAGATGCACGCGCGCGGTGGCCACGTGGTGGCGTGGTCCGACGACGACATCCGCACTCTGATGGCGCTGCGTCAACTACGTTCGGAGCGTTCAGAATTCCTCAGTGAGTGGATCGCGCTGCGCAATCCGGCCGGACAGATCGCGTTCCTCCGGGACATCGTGGCGACGTCGCTCGTCACCGAGCCGATGTCCGGGTCCGGCGAGGACGGCCGCCATGCCGCTCCCGAGCCTTCCCTGCTGCCGCCCCTGGCAACTCCGCCGCCGAGTGTCCCAAAGCCCACGCCCTCCCCCGCGCGACGACCGGCCCCGCAACGGCAAGCGTCGGCGCACACCGGTGTTCCGTCGACCGCTCCGGCCGATCTCAGAGAAGCCGCAGCAGTTGCCTCGCCGAGTCCCGTCGCAATCGCTGATCGAAACAAAGTCGCATCCAGTCACACTGCGGCGGAGGCGGTTCCATCGATCACGCTCGGGATCCCGCTGACCGGCGGCCCCGCGGTGTCGGTGTCTCTCGAGGCCCTGCGTAAGCACACCGCCATCTTTGCGGGTTCCGGTTCGGGGAAGACGGTCCTGATCCGCCGCATGATCGAGGAGTGCGCCCTCCAAGGGGTCTCGTCGATCGTGCTCGATGTGAACAACGACCTCGCGCGTCTGGGCATGCCGTGGCCGGCCGGTGAACGAACCTGGTCGAGCGAACTGGAAGAGCAGAAGGCGAAACAGTACTTCGCCGACACCGAGGTCGCGGTGTTCACGCCGGGCCGCTCCTCGGGACGTCCTCTCAGTTTCCGTCCGCTGCCCGACTTCTCCGACGTCGTCGACGATCCCGATGAGTTCGAGGCGGCGGTCGAGGCCGCTGCAGCCGGGTTGATCCCACGTGCCCTGGTCGGCGGACGGACGGCGAAGGCCTCGCAATCCCAAGCGGTACTGAAGGATGCGCTCCGATACTTCGGCCGGCAGGGCCACGGCGGGATCGCCGAACTCATCGAGCTGCTGACCGACCTTCCCGATGGTGTCAGCGGACTTCGGGAGGCTCGTCGTTATGCGGCGGACATGGCCGAGAATCTGAAAGCCGCTCGCGCCAACGACCCACTCTTCGGCGGGGCCGGCGCACCCGCGGATCCCGGCGTGTTGCTCACCCCGTCACCGGGCTATCGCGCACGGGTATCGGTCATCAATCTCGCCGCGCTCTCGAGCGAGGACAAACGGTCCAACTTCGTCAACGAACTCCAGATGGCGTTGTTCGCGTGGATCAAGAAGCATCCCGCCGGCGACCGCCCCCTCGGTGGACTCTTCGTCATGGATGAGGCACAGAACTACGCACCGTCCGACCGCGGGACGGCGTGTTCGCAGAGCACCCTCGCCCTGGTATCGCAGGCACGCAAGTACGGACTCGGCCTCGTGTTCGCGACGCAGGCGCCGAAGGGTTTGAACGCCAAGATCCCCGGGAACTCGGCCACCCAGTTCTTCGGCATGCTCAACGCGCCGGTGCAGATCGATACCGCACGCGAGATCGCCCGTGCGAAAGGCAGTTCCATCGACGACGTCGGCAGGCTGCGGACCGGCGTCTTCTATGTCGCCCGCGAGGGCGGCGGCTTCGCGAAGATCTCGACCCCACTGTGCCTCAGCCATCACCCGAAGAGCCCGCCCACCGAGGAGGAGGTCGTCGACATCGCTCGCGAATCGGCCGGCTGA
- a CDS encoding MarR family transcriptional regulator, giving the protein MDHPQLTPSESAVLFVLMAEAREVRNPDLAALAPDLKKPSRDKLNRLGLIESRKGSRNAFSHSLTDRGWAWCARELSAAPPPKSLPPIRALYAVMAGVGRYLAASDLRLHEVFGVAGGGSAAEAEPSAEPSADAVPLDQRIRATYHAVTSGPGRWVGVLALRQALAGIDRSELDAVLVALQREPGVSLIPQEDQMLLTDDERQASVRVGTQDCHLFAIEDV; this is encoded by the coding sequence ATGGACCATCCGCAGCTGACACCGTCGGAGAGTGCCGTGCTCTTCGTGCTGATGGCCGAGGCGCGCGAGGTACGTAACCCGGACCTGGCGGCGCTCGCGCCCGACCTGAAGAAGCCCAGCCGGGACAAGCTGAACCGGTTGGGCCTGATCGAATCTCGCAAGGGCTCCCGCAACGCCTTCAGCCATTCGCTCACCGATCGCGGATGGGCCTGGTGTGCCCGGGAACTCAGCGCCGCACCCCCGCCGAAGTCGTTGCCCCCGATCCGCGCGCTCTACGCGGTGATGGCCGGGGTCGGTCGCTACCTGGCGGCGAGCGATCTCCGACTGCATGAGGTGTTCGGAGTTGCCGGTGGTGGATCAGCGGCGGAGGCAGAACCTTCCGCAGAGCCGTCGGCGGATGCAGTGCCGCTCGATCAGAGAATCCGGGCCACGTATCACGCCGTGACGTCCGGCCCTGGACGGTGGGTCGGTGTCCTCGCACTGCGTCAGGCGCTCGCGGGCATCGATCGCTCGGAGTTGGACGCTGTACTGGTCGCTCTTCAGCGGGAACCAGGTGTAAGCCTCATTCCCCAGGAGGACCAAATGCTTCTGACCGATGACGAGCGGCAGGCGTCCGTCCGAGTCGGCACACAAGATTGCCATCTCTTCGCCATCGAGGACGTCTGA
- a CDS encoding endonuclease domain-containing protein — protein MSSTAPAMESSDVGGPNDAWSSHVVRPGRVLRLVDVTQQDLDDLLTDIRSDIPVILAYWRTDLTSARGIVDEIVAAMTDIAIRLFPAWLTDDDLGPTVDAATAEQLAHDLCSDSEDYRPFVVELARAAAAGMVPRSQFSTEIRLRGLARLIRRGYRRESIVVAVGADEASGTDVQAAVEEGLTWLAHHGRLTVWLSAGVLPEVTRCTHVRGRPDRIGGAGPVVEHASQSSDDDPPVLTISRCEGLPSPHSAAEQALERALSRTIWADGRRWNRRIGDLDPMLPMAIVDVFWPSARLVVEVDGDDHRRPDKYAADRIRDNILQRQGCMVLRYTNHQVLTDVGLVVDELRAVLDTRSGIRTPAVAVPTPTTADHHEEP, from the coding sequence GTGTCGAGCACCGCACCGGCGATGGAGAGCAGCGACGTGGGCGGCCCGAATGACGCATGGTCGAGTCACGTCGTGCGACCGGGTCGAGTACTCCGCCTCGTCGACGTCACGCAACAGGATCTCGATGACCTCCTCACCGACATCCGCTCCGACATCCCCGTCATCCTCGCCTACTGGCGCACCGACCTGACCAGTGCGCGCGGAATCGTCGACGAGATCGTCGCCGCGATGACCGACATCGCGATCCGACTGTTTCCCGCATGGCTCACCGACGATGATCTCGGCCCGACCGTCGACGCCGCCACGGCGGAGCAGCTGGCACATGATCTGTGCTCGGACAGCGAGGATTACCGACCGTTCGTCGTCGAGCTGGCGCGTGCCGCTGCGGCCGGCATGGTTCCACGATCACAGTTCTCCACCGAGATCCGTCTACGCGGACTCGCCCGGCTGATCCGGCGCGGCTACAGGCGCGAGTCGATCGTTGTTGCCGTCGGCGCCGACGAGGCTTCCGGTACGGACGTACAGGCTGCCGTGGAGGAAGGGCTCACCTGGCTCGCCCACCACGGTCGGCTCACCGTGTGGTTGTCGGCGGGCGTCCTACCGGAGGTGACCCGCTGTACGCATGTGCGGGGCCGACCCGATCGAATCGGTGGCGCAGGCCCGGTCGTCGAGCACGCGTCGCAGAGTTCCGACGACGATCCACCGGTCCTCACGATCTCGCGGTGCGAGGGCCTACCATCGCCCCACAGCGCGGCGGAACAGGCACTCGAACGTGCCCTGTCGAGAACGATCTGGGCCGATGGCCGACGGTGGAACCGACGGATCGGCGACCTCGACCCGATGCTGCCGATGGCCATCGTCGATGTCTTCTGGCCCAGTGCCCGCCTCGTCGTCGAGGTCGACGGCGACGACCACCGCCGCCCCGACAAGTACGCGGCCGACCGCATCCGCGACAACATTCTGCAACGTCAAGGGTGCATGGTCCTGCGCTACACCAACCACCAGGTGCTCACCGACGTCGGACTCGTCGTCGACGAACTGCGAGCGGTCCTGGATACCCGTTCCGGGATTCGTACACCAGCTGTCGCAGTGCCGACCCCAACCACCGCCGACCATCACGAGGAGCCATGA
- a CDS encoding nitrate/nitrite transporter, translating to MTTPSTNPATLRSGQSVNLFLATLAFTISFWAWNIVGPLGVRYSEVLDLSSSQKSILVAIPIIVGSVGRILTGALTDRFGGRLMFPVLLIATAPFVVLIAVAGELGSYPMMLVIGFFLGIGGTTFAVGIPFVNAWYDPSKRGFATGVFGAGMGGTALSAFFTPRFVSWFGYVTTHVIIAVALVVVAAVVWMFMRDAPQWAPNRDAVAPKLIAAAKLPITWQMGFLYAATFGGFVAFSTYLPTYLKDVYDFDLQAAGTRTAGFAVAAVIARPLGGILSDRFGPRIITAISTAGAALLAVWMITQPPLEIPAGLDFVLMAVCMGLGSGSVFSWVARDAPAARVGSVTGIVGAAGGLGGFFPPLVLGATYDAEAHSYTIGLVLLVITACFALVFTIFGIRKREERPA from the coding sequence ATGACCACACCGTCCACGAATCCCGCGACCCTGCGATCCGGGCAGAGTGTCAACCTCTTCCTCGCCACACTCGCCTTCACCATCAGCTTCTGGGCGTGGAACATCGTCGGCCCCCTCGGGGTCCGGTACTCGGAAGTCCTGGACCTCTCGTCGTCCCAGAAGTCGATCCTCGTCGCGATCCCCATCATCGTCGGGTCCGTCGGCCGGATCCTCACCGGCGCACTGACGGATCGCTTCGGCGGGCGTCTGATGTTTCCTGTGCTCCTGATCGCGACAGCGCCGTTCGTCGTCCTCATCGCCGTCGCAGGAGAACTCGGCTCCTACCCGATGATGTTGGTCATCGGGTTCTTCCTCGGCATCGGCGGTACCACCTTCGCCGTCGGCATCCCGTTCGTGAACGCCTGGTACGACCCGTCCAAACGGGGATTCGCGACCGGTGTGTTCGGCGCCGGTATGGGTGGCACCGCCCTGTCCGCATTCTTCACGCCCCGGTTCGTCAGCTGGTTCGGGTATGTCACGACCCACGTCATCATCGCCGTCGCCCTCGTCGTGGTCGCCGCGGTGGTGTGGATGTTCATGCGCGACGCACCCCAGTGGGCGCCGAACCGCGATGCGGTCGCACCGAAACTCATCGCGGCGGCCAAACTCCCGATCACCTGGCAGATGGGATTCCTGTACGCGGCGACCTTCGGCGGTTTCGTGGCCTTCTCCACTTACCTGCCGACCTACCTCAAGGACGTCTACGACTTCGACCTACAGGCAGCAGGCACACGCACAGCCGGTTTCGCGGTCGCCGCGGTCATCGCGCGCCCCCTCGGCGGTATCCTGTCCGATCGTTTCGGGCCGCGCATCATCACGGCGATCTCCACCGCGGGCGCGGCGCTCCTGGCGGTGTGGATGATCACCCAACCGCCGCTCGAGATCCCCGCGGGTCTGGACTTCGTCCTGATGGCGGTGTGCATGGGTCTCGGGTCGGGCTCTGTGTTCAGTTGGGTGGCCCGGGACGCCCCGGCAGCCCGGGTCGGCTCGGTCACCGGCATCGTCGGCGCAGCCGGCGGCCTCGGCGGATTCTTCCCACCACTGGTGTTGGGGGCGACCTACGACGCCGAGGCACACAGCTACACGATCGGCCTCGTCCTGTTGGTGATCACCGCGTGCTTCGCCCTGGTGTTCACCATCTTCGGGATCAGGAAGCGGGAGGAACGTCCCGCCTGA